A single region of the Enterobacter cloacae complex sp. R_G8 genome encodes:
- the osmX gene encoding osmoprotectant ABC transporter substrate-binding protein OsmX yields MRLISSLTAMCAAALFTSQAIAAPLILATKSFTEQHILSALTVQYLQKKGFQVQPQTNIATVISRNAMINKQIDMTWEYTGTSLIIFNHINKRMSPQESYETVKRLDAKHGLVWLKPADMNNTYAFAMQRKRAEAEHINTMSEMVAKIEQVRKTNPDKNWLLGLDLEFAGRSDGMKPLQKAYNMALDRPQIRQMDPGLVYNAVRDGFVDAGLIYTTDGRVKGFDLKVLEDDKGFFPSYAVTPVVRKDTLEANPGLEEALNTLSAQLNNDVITELNKKVDIDHQSPQQVARDFLRSKKLL; encoded by the coding sequence ATGAGACTGATATCCAGCCTGACGGCGATGTGTGCCGCGGCGCTCTTCACCAGCCAGGCGATAGCCGCCCCGCTGATTCTGGCGACCAAAAGTTTTACCGAGCAGCATATTCTCTCGGCCCTGACCGTGCAGTACCTGCAAAAGAAAGGGTTCCAGGTGCAGCCGCAAACCAATATTGCGACCGTTATCTCCCGTAACGCGATGATCAACAAACAGATTGATATGACCTGGGAGTACACCGGTACGTCGTTAATCATCTTTAATCACATCAACAAGCGCATGTCGCCGCAGGAATCTTACGAGACGGTTAAGCGTCTGGACGCGAAGCACGGTCTGGTCTGGCTCAAACCGGCCGATATGAACAACACCTATGCCTTCGCCATGCAGCGTAAACGCGCTGAAGCGGAACATATCAACACCATGTCTGAGATGGTGGCGAAGATTGAGCAGGTCCGTAAAACCAACCCGGACAAGAACTGGCTCCTGGGACTGGATCTTGAGTTTGCCGGGCGCAGCGATGGGATGAAGCCGCTGCAGAAGGCCTACAACATGGCGCTGGACCGTCCGCAGATCCGCCAGATGGATCCCGGTCTGGTGTATAACGCGGTGCGCGACGGTTTTGTTGATGCCGGGCTGATCTACACCACCGACGGCCGCGTGAAAGGTTTCGACCTCAAAGTGCTGGAAGATGATAAAGGTTTCTTCCCGAGCTATGCCGTCACCCCGGTGGTACGTAAAGACACGCTGGAGGCGAACCCGGGGCTGGAAGAGGCGCTAAACACCCTCTCCGCCCAGCTCAACAACGACGTTATCACCGAGCTGAACAAGAAGGTGGATATCGATCATCAGTCACCGCAGCAGGTCGCCCGTGATTTCCTGCGTAGCAAAAAGCTGTTGTAG
- a CDS encoding S-type pyocin domain-containing protein, which produces MGYRTDNFGRGQALENDKTTTGARCIASITDSTEFGRRILRVGDKTTPCPKCGRKGVIVSGEERVTFHGVPVAVHGSKVHCDCPPGSNRVIAPAGQWLGRGRDPVDVAREEHAARLAAEKQAEENRREEERERNRVFAKSCLRGDGCNDAGDQREPHTNFADMAFFLAMPTSDPATDSDTPQHAQTARKKKPEDIPKPKKRSALYRWWNGNHEEMDYQAAVAAAAAAARVQTATAGANLLELISGRALTYGTWAVRGAVGLGEIATAGAGAPVAGLLVGMMPGRLNDGEQDFIDRMRLAQMREAPSRVRYTWENDSRGNPVPRGWHTPPGRDNVRVRKMEYDSRVQAYTFTTEEGPRITIVWTPDRTDDKKPWNTGNQARPVLLNPVVVDPLPVNTGITATTSPAQEEKRFADYILILPFPDLPPIYIYLSKPPVEFLEVELYSDFKRRSRQGMYEADHMPSRAAVDAYLRANYPLLDDNEILALTDKVAAIVIPKDMHHKISETYGGRNTPTQIDLDSRNLRAAVDRNLDAIKPALKDHGATEIQIEAARVKMHKINSEAGLYK; this is translated from the coding sequence GTGGGTTACCGTACCGATAATTTTGGCCGGGGACAGGCGCTTGAGAATGATAAAACGACCACCGGTGCCAGGTGTATTGCGTCTATTACGGACAGCACCGAATTTGGACGCAGAATTCTCAGGGTAGGTGATAAAACCACTCCCTGTCCTAAATGTGGCAGGAAGGGCGTGATTGTATCAGGTGAGGAACGGGTGACATTTCACGGCGTACCGGTCGCCGTTCACGGTTCAAAAGTACATTGTGATTGCCCACCAGGTTCAAATCGGGTAATTGCTCCCGCAGGTCAGTGGCTGGGACGTGGCCGAGACCCGGTTGATGTTGCCAGGGAAGAACACGCCGCCAGGCTGGCAGCAGAAAAGCAGGCTGAAGAAAACCGCAGAGAGGAGGAAAGGGAGCGCAACCGTGTATTTGCAAAATCCTGCCTGCGGGGGGATGGCTGCAATGATGCCGGTGACCAGCGCGAACCCCACACTAATTTTGCCGATATGGCATTTTTCCTGGCCATGCCGACCAGCGACCCGGCAACCGATTCAGACACCCCGCAGCACGCACAGACCGCCAGAAAGAAAAAGCCAGAGGATATCCCCAAACCGAAAAAGCGCAGCGCCCTTTATCGCTGGTGGAACGGCAATCATGAGGAAATGGATTATCAGGCCGCCGTTGCGGCTGCTGCTGCAGCTGCGCGGGTGCAGACGGCCACCGCAGGCGCAAACTTGCTGGAACTCATAAGCGGCAGGGCGCTGACCTATGGCACATGGGCAGTGCGTGGTGCCGTCGGACTGGGTGAGATAGCCACCGCGGGAGCGGGTGCTCCTGTGGCCGGGCTGCTGGTGGGAATGATGCCCGGCAGGCTGAACGACGGCGAACAGGATTTTATCGACCGTATGCGCCTCGCGCAGATGCGTGAAGCCCCAAGCCGTGTTCGCTATACGTGGGAGAACGACAGCAGGGGGAACCCGGTGCCGCGTGGCTGGCACACGCCGCCTGGCCGGGATAATGTGCGCGTCAGAAAAATGGAGTACGACAGCAGGGTGCAGGCGTATACCTTTACTACGGAAGAAGGACCGCGCATCACCATCGTGTGGACGCCTGACCGGACAGACGATAAAAAGCCGTGGAATACTGGCAACCAGGCGCGGCCGGTGCTGCTGAACCCGGTTGTTGTTGACCCGCTGCCCGTTAACACCGGCATAACGGCGACCACCAGCCCGGCACAGGAAGAAAAGCGTTTCGCGGATTACATTCTGATCCTGCCGTTCCCTGACCTGCCGCCGATTTATATCTACCTGAGCAAACCGCCGGTGGAGTTTCTGGAAGTCGAGCTATACAGTGACTTTAAACGCCGTTCGCGGCAGGGGATGTATGAGGCGGATCACATGCCGTCCAGAGCTGCTGTTGATGCATATCTGAGAGCTAATTATCCGTTGCTAGATGATAACGAGATACTTGCGCTGACTGATAAAGTTGCTGCCATCGTGATCCCGAAAGATATGCATCACAAAATAAGCGAGACATATGGTGGACGTAATACGCCTACACAAATCGATCTTGACTCCAGGAACCTCAGGGCAGCAGTGGATCGCAATCTGGATGCCATAAAACCGGCATTGAAAGATCATGGCGCGACCGAAATTCAGATCGAAGCAGCAAGGGTTAAAATGCATAAAATAAATAGTGAAGCGGGGCTGTACAAATGA
- the osmY gene encoding osmoprotectant ABC transporter permease OsmY, translating into MHPLLKRSLLFVGAIIVVLALLTWGIGLETIKARQVDLIYLGQQHLILVFSSMFFALLVGIPAGILLSRPAARGVAEYVMQIFNVGNTLPPLAVLALAMVVIGIGDTPAIIALFLASLLPIVRNTYAGLCSVPSSLLEAANGIGMTKWQRLRQVELPNAWPVMLSGIRIATAINVGTAPLAFLIGASSYGELIFPGIYLNDFPTLILGAAATALFALILDTLLAALGRVMSPHLAR; encoded by the coding sequence ATGCATCCATTACTCAAACGCTCGCTGCTGTTTGTCGGCGCCATAATCGTGGTTCTGGCCCTCCTCACCTGGGGCATTGGGCTGGAGACGATCAAGGCGCGTCAGGTTGACCTGATCTACCTCGGGCAACAGCATTTAATCCTCGTATTTTCCTCGATGTTCTTCGCACTGCTGGTTGGCATTCCGGCGGGTATCCTGCTCAGCCGCCCGGCGGCGCGTGGGGTAGCCGAATACGTGATGCAAATCTTCAACGTCGGCAACACCCTGCCGCCGCTGGCCGTTCTGGCGCTGGCGATGGTGGTGATTGGCATTGGCGATACGCCAGCCATCATCGCCCTGTTTCTTGCCTCGCTGCTGCCGATTGTGCGCAATACCTACGCCGGGCTGTGCTCGGTGCCGTCGTCATTACTGGAAGCGGCGAACGGGATTGGAATGACCAAATGGCAGCGTCTGCGCCAGGTGGAGTTACCTAACGCCTGGCCGGTGATGCTCTCGGGCATCCGCATCGCCACTGCCATTAATGTGGGTACAGCTCCGCTGGCCTTCCTGATTGGCGCCAGCAGCTACGGCGAGCTGATTTTCCCCGGCATCTACCTGAACGACTTCCCGACGCTGATCCTGGGCGCGGCGGCCACCGCGCTGTTTGCCCTGATCCTCGACACCCTGCTGGCTGCGCTGGGTCGCGTGATGAGTCCCCATCTCGCTCGATAA
- a CDS encoding YoaK family protein, whose protein sequence is MLIKLKKERTHQEDRRLALWLATSAGLLNAIALGAFGFFPSHMTGNTSQLSSEVSSTDLNDIIFFGSIILAFVTGAILARIIVIWGIIHNIRLVFCQILFVEGLLLTGISVYEMYFHALTSNRTIIIFLCGLMGIHNSTSTQLSSGRVRSTHITGTLTDAGISLASVVVAMLRRDYSKDTAAQKSQLKTHLTTLFSFITGGIAGLLLFRWIGFNAMLALGVILALVSVCSMITIAVRVRKFRAALGR, encoded by the coding sequence TTGCTGATTAAACTCAAAAAAGAACGAACGCATCAGGAGGATCGCCGGTTAGCCCTCTGGCTGGCGACATCCGCTGGCTTGCTCAACGCCATCGCCCTTGGGGCATTTGGCTTTTTCCCCTCTCACATGACCGGCAATACCTCACAATTATCCAGCGAAGTCTCTTCCACCGATCTGAACGATATTATTTTCTTTGGCTCCATTATTCTGGCGTTTGTCACCGGTGCCATTCTTGCGCGCATTATTGTTATCTGGGGCATTATCCATAATATCCGGCTGGTTTTTTGCCAGATCCTGTTTGTCGAGGGGTTATTACTGACCGGTATTTCGGTATACGAAATGTATTTCCATGCCCTCACCAGCAACCGCACAATTATTATCTTTCTCTGTGGTCTGATGGGGATCCATAATTCCACCTCCACCCAGCTCTCCAGCGGCCGGGTGAGATCGACACACATCACCGGCACGCTGACGGACGCGGGGATATCGCTGGCCTCGGTGGTGGTGGCGATGCTGCGCCGGGACTACTCCAAAGACACGGCGGCGCAGAAAAGCCAGCTTAAAACCCACTTAACCACCCTGTTCTCGTTTATTACCGGCGGTATCGCGGGGTTACTCCTGTTCCGGTGGATAGGCTTTAATGCCATGCTGGCGCTGGGTGTAATACTGGCGCTGGTATCCGTTTGTTCCATGATTACCATCGCGGTGCGCGTGCGCAAATTTCGCGCAGCCCTCGGCCGATAG
- a CDS encoding S-type pyocin domain-containing protein, which yields MLCPLHRQNYRQNPVPHGWHTPLGRDTVRVRKIEYDSRAQAYTFTTEEEPRITIVWTPDRTNDKKP from the coding sequence TTGTTATGCCCACTTCACCGCCAAAACTACAGGCAGAACCCGGTACCGCACGGCTGGCACACGCCACTCGGCCGGGACACTGTACGCGTAAGAAAAATCGAGTACGACAGCAGGGCGCAGGCGTACACGTTCACCACGGAGGAAGAACCGCGTATCACCATTGTGTGGACGCCTGACAGGACAAACGATAAAAAGCCGTGA
- a CDS encoding DUF6392 family protein produces MTVNVEALINSLGKSYQYMLDKDLIPYKSAPKGSSGTPTINLEMAQEGIFLSFWREGRILKSVTLRIQHEPATSWTFPNKLPAPLQGSMSRKWVNENLGEPLRSAPPYTVMNRDYGWTDLYEEKDHDIPTSMQINYDMADSVRSITYMLTSELRW; encoded by the coding sequence ATGACGGTAAACGTTGAAGCGTTGATAAATAGTCTTGGTAAGTCTTATCAATATATGCTTGATAAGGATTTAATTCCGTATAAGTCTGCCCCGAAGGGATCTTCTGGAACACCGACCATCAACCTTGAAATGGCTCAGGAAGGGATTTTTCTTTCTTTCTGGCGAGAGGGGCGGATTTTGAAATCTGTCACACTCCGAATTCAGCACGAACCTGCGACCAGTTGGACATTTCCCAATAAACTACCTGCACCCTTGCAGGGGTCTATGTCACGCAAATGGGTTAATGAAAATCTTGGAGAGCCGCTACGAAGTGCACCGCCTTACACTGTAATGAATAGGGATTATGGTTGGACAGACCTTTATGAGGAAAAGGATCACGATATTCCTACGAGCATGCAGATTAACTATGACATGGCGGATAGCGTGAGGTCTATAACCTATATGCTAACGTCAGAACTTCGCTGGTAA
- the osmW gene encoding osmoprotectant ABC transporter permease OsmW: METIHYILDNWDYLLTLTLQHLWLVALAVGLAIIIGVPLGILIVRHKWLATPVLGIATIVLTIPSIALFGLMIPLFSLIGQGIGALPAITAVFLYSLLPIVRNTHTALDSLPPGLREAGRGIGMTFWQRLRWVEIPMALPVIFGGIRTAVVMNIGVMAIAAVIGAGGLGLLLLNGIGGSDIRMLIAGALMICLLAIVLDWLLHRLQVVLTPKGIR; encoded by the coding sequence ATGGAGACGATTCACTACATTCTGGATAACTGGGATTACCTGTTAACCCTGACGCTGCAGCATCTGTGGCTGGTGGCGCTGGCGGTGGGCCTGGCCATCATTATCGGCGTTCCGCTCGGCATTTTAATTGTCCGTCACAAATGGCTGGCGACACCGGTGCTGGGGATTGCGACCATCGTGCTGACCATTCCGTCCATCGCCCTGTTTGGCCTGATGATCCCGCTGTTTTCGCTGATCGGTCAGGGCATTGGCGCCCTGCCCGCCATTACCGCGGTGTTTCTCTACTCGCTGCTGCCGATTGTACGCAACACCCATACCGCGCTGGACAGCCTGCCACCGGGTCTGCGTGAGGCCGGACGCGGCATCGGCATGACTTTCTGGCAGCGGCTGCGCTGGGTTGAAATCCCCATGGCGCTGCCGGTGATTTTCGGTGGCATCCGTACCGCCGTGGTAATGAATATCGGCGTAATGGCGATTGCCGCCGTGATTGGCGCGGGCGGCCTGGGCCTGCTGCTGCTTAACGGTATTGGCGGGAGCGATATCCGCATGCTGATTGCGGGGGCGCTGATGATTTGTCTTTTAGCGATTGTGCTCGACTGGCTGCTGCACCGTCTGCAGGTGGTACTGACTCCGAAGGGGATTCGATAA
- the clcB gene encoding voltage-gated ClC-type chloride channel ClcB, producing the protein MQRLHTYPDIRAMFRRLLIATVTGVLAALAVAVFRHSMYLLEWLFLSNDSGSLVNAAAALSPWRRMLTPALGGLAAGLLLWGWQRLTAQRPHAPTDYMEALETGDGQFDYGASLVKSLASLLVVSSGSAIGREGAMILLAALAASFFAQRFTPKSEWKLWIACGAAAGMASAYHAPLAGSLFIAEILFGTLMLASLGPVVIAAVVALLTTRLLSPGATTLYDVHLSETLTVGDYGLMVGIGLLAGVCGPLLMWLMTVSHALFLRLKLSPPWQLALGGLIVGLLSLLTPKVWGNGYSVVQAFLLSPPLLSVIAGVFICKLLAVLASSGSGAPGGVFTPTLFVGLATGMLFAQLFALWLPGSETAILLGLAGMATLLAATTHAPIMSALMVCEMTGQYFLLPGLLIACVVASVLSRTLRHDSIYGQHTAESREIDVLR; encoded by the coding sequence ATGCAACGTCTTCATACTTACCCCGATATCCGCGCGATGTTTCGCCGGCTTCTGATTGCCACCGTCACGGGCGTACTGGCCGCGCTGGCCGTTGCCGTGTTTCGCCACAGCATGTATCTGCTGGAGTGGCTGTTTCTCAGTAACGACAGCGGCAGTCTGGTGAACGCCGCGGCGGCGTTGTCCCCCTGGCGTCGCATGCTCACACCTGCTCTTGGCGGCCTGGCAGCCGGATTGTTGCTGTGGGGATGGCAGCGACTGACGGCGCAACGCCCGCATGCGCCAACGGATTATATGGAAGCGCTGGAAACGGGTGACGGGCAGTTCGATTACGGTGCCAGCCTGGTCAAATCTCTCGCGTCTCTGCTGGTGGTTTCCAGCGGAAGCGCCATCGGGCGTGAAGGGGCGATGATCCTCCTCGCTGCCCTCGCCGCCTCCTTTTTTGCGCAGCGCTTTACGCCAAAGTCCGAATGGAAATTATGGATCGCCTGCGGGGCGGCGGCGGGAATGGCCAGCGCCTACCACGCACCGTTAGCCGGAAGCCTGTTTATTGCCGAAATTCTGTTTGGCACGCTGATGCTGGCCTCGCTTGGCCCGGTGGTGATTGCGGCCGTGGTGGCGCTGCTGACGACGCGTCTGTTAAGTCCGGGTGCCACCACGCTGTATGATGTGCATCTCAGCGAAACGCTCACAGTGGGTGATTATGGGTTGATGGTCGGAATCGGTCTGCTGGCGGGCGTCTGCGGTCCGCTACTGATGTGGCTGATGACGGTTAGCCATGCGCTGTTTCTGCGTCTCAAACTCTCACCGCCGTGGCAGCTGGCGCTCGGGGGGCTGATCGTCGGGCTGCTGTCGCTTCTGACGCCCAAAGTGTGGGGCAACGGCTATAGCGTGGTGCAGGCCTTTCTGCTCTCACCGCCGCTGCTGTCCGTTATTGCGGGCGTGTTTATCTGTAAGCTGCTGGCGGTCCTGGCAAGCAGCGGTTCGGGTGCGCCAGGCGGGGTCTTCACGCCAACCCTGTTTGTCGGGCTGGCGACAGGAATGCTGTTTGCGCAGCTTTTTGCGCTGTGGCTGCCGGGTTCTGAAACGGCGATTTTGCTGGGACTGGCGGGGATGGCGACGTTGCTCGCTGCCACGACACATGCGCCTATTATGTCGGCGCTGATGGTGTGCGAAATGACCGGGCAGTATTTTCTGCTGCCCGGCCTGCTGATTGCCTGCGTTGTTGCGTCCGTGCTCTCGCGAACGTTACGCCACGACTCGATCTACGGCCAGCACACTGCCGAGAGCAGAGAGATCGATGTACTGCGCTAG
- a CDS encoding glutathione S-transferase family protein, with protein sequence MINILGKTTSINVRKVLWTCEEAGIAYQQEDYGSGFAPTETDAFRALNPNAMVPVLIDGDFVLWESNSICRYLVRKAGRDDLLPSQPQTCANVERWMDWQATEFNNAWRYVFPALGRNNPDYNDPARIAAGIKEWNHCIGILEQQLQRTGAFTAGETFTLADVVLGLSVNRWKMTPFDKPAVPAIDAWFERLNQRPAFLRHGNNGMV encoded by the coding sequence ATGATTAACATCCTTGGCAAAACCACCTCCATCAACGTCCGTAAAGTCCTCTGGACCTGCGAAGAAGCCGGAATTGCGTACCAGCAGGAAGATTACGGCAGCGGATTTGCCCCGACGGAAACGGACGCCTTCCGCGCCCTGAACCCCAACGCCATGGTGCCGGTGCTGATCGACGGCGATTTTGTGCTGTGGGAATCGAATTCAATCTGCCGCTATCTGGTGCGCAAAGCCGGACGCGATGACCTGCTGCCGTCGCAGCCGCAGACCTGCGCTAACGTCGAGCGCTGGATGGACTGGCAGGCAACCGAATTCAACAACGCCTGGCGCTATGTCTTTCCGGCGCTGGGGCGCAATAACCCGGACTATAACGATCCCGCGCGGATTGCCGCCGGGATAAAAGAGTGGAACCACTGTATCGGCATTCTGGAGCAGCAGTTGCAGCGCACCGGCGCCTTTACTGCGGGCGAAACGTTTACGCTTGCAGATGTGGTGCTGGGGCTGTCGGTGAACCGCTGGAAGATGACGCCTTTTGACAAACCCGCTGTGCCTGCCATTGATGCCTGGTTTGAACGTCTTAATCAGCGCCCGGCATTTTTGCGACACGGAAATAACGGCATGGTCTGA
- a CDS encoding bacteriocin immunity protein gives MTVQKTLSDYTENEFLDLVRKIFNAEGPTEEDDNRRVREFRRLTEHPSGSDLIFYPEDEREDSPEGIVKEVKEWRKANGKPGFKES, from the coding sequence ATGACTGTTCAAAAAACATTGTCAGATTATACAGAGAACGAATTTTTAGATTTAGTTCGTAAAATTTTTAATGCAGAAGGTCCAACTGAAGAAGACGACAATCGCAGGGTCAGAGAATTCAGACGCCTTACCGAGCATCCATCAGGCTCAGATTTGATCTTCTATCCAGAGGATGAGAGAGAGGATAGCCCGGAAGGCATTGTCAAAGAGGTCAAGGAGTGGCGTAAAGCTAATGGTAAACCAGGCTTTAAAGAATCTTGA
- the osmV gene encoding osmoprotectant ABC transporter ATP-binding protein OsmV codes for MIKLENLSKHFSQKHGQTVKAVDNVNLNVPEGEMCVLLGPSGCGKTTTLKMINRLITPSSGTILINGEDTSGMDTVTLRRNIGYVIQQIGLFPNMTIEENITVVPRMLGWDKARCKTRAEELMDMVALDPRKFLNRYPREMSGGQQQRIGVIRALAADPPVLLMDEPFGAVDPINREVIQNQFLEMQRKLKKTVMLVSHDIDEALKLGDRIAVFRQGKIVQCASPDELLAKPANEFVGSFVGQDRTLKRLLLVSAGDVTDQQPTITVRGSTPLPEAFATMDDHDIRAITVVDEHGKPLGFVKRREARNASGTCADILHPFRMTGKAEDNLRVVLSRLYESNTSWMPIVDEEGRYNGEISQDYIAEYLSSGRTRRALNIHSES; via the coding sequence ATGATAAAACTGGAAAACCTCAGCAAACACTTTTCACAGAAGCACGGCCAGACCGTTAAGGCCGTGGACAACGTCAACCTGAACGTGCCCGAAGGGGAAATGTGCGTCCTGCTCGGCCCGTCCGGCTGCGGGAAAACCACCACCCTGAAGATGATCAACCGCCTGATTACACCGAGCAGCGGCACGATCCTGATTAACGGTGAAGACACCAGCGGGATGGATACGGTGACGCTGCGCCGCAACATCGGCTATGTGATCCAGCAGATTGGCCTGTTCCCGAACATGACCATCGAAGAGAACATTACCGTGGTGCCGCGCATGCTGGGGTGGGATAAAGCCCGGTGTAAAACCCGTGCCGAAGAGCTGATGGACATGGTGGCGCTGGATCCGCGTAAGTTTCTCAACCGCTATCCGCGCGAGATGTCCGGCGGCCAGCAGCAGCGTATCGGCGTGATCCGCGCGCTGGCGGCTGATCCGCCGGTGCTGCTGATGGATGAGCCCTTCGGCGCGGTGGACCCCATCAACCGTGAAGTGATCCAGAACCAGTTTCTGGAGATGCAGCGCAAGCTGAAGAAAACCGTGATGCTGGTCAGCCACGATATCGATGAAGCCCTGAAGCTGGGCGACCGTATCGCCGTTTTCCGTCAGGGGAAAATTGTCCAGTGCGCCAGCCCGGACGAGCTGCTGGCGAAGCCTGCGAACGAGTTTGTCGGCTCGTTTGTGGGTCAGGACCGCACCCTGAAGCGCCTGCTGCTGGTATCGGCGGGCGACGTCACCGACCAGCAGCCTACTATCACGGTACGTGGCTCTACCCCGCTTCCTGAGGCCTTTGCCACCATGGATGATCACGATATCCGCGCCATCACCGTGGTGGACGAACATGGTAAACCGCTGGGCTTTGTGAAACGCCGGGAAGCGCGCAACGCCAGCGGCACCTGTGCCGATATCCTGCATCCGTTCCGCATGACCGGCAAAGCGGAAGATAACCTGCGCGTGGTGCTCTCTCGCCTGTATGAAAGCAACACCAGCTGGATGCCGATTGTGGATGAAGAGGGTCGCTATAACGGTGAGATTTCGCAGGACTATATTGCGGAATACCTCAGTTCCGGGCGTACGCGCCGGGCGCTGAATATTCACAGTGAGAGCTGA
- a CDS encoding MFS transporter, with protein sequence MSALSQTTQSNREHTYWGGIFALTLCVFVLIASEFMPVSLLTPLARDLDVTEGLAGQGIAVSGALAVLTSLTLSQLAGSMNRKYLLLGMTLLMALSGTIIAFAPNYPVYITGRALIGIAIGGFWSMSAATAIRLVPQHQVSRALAIFNGGNALATVVAAPLGSYLGATIGWRGAFLCLVPVAIVAFIWQCYSLPDMKGNDRATSHGTVFRLFRQTAVVAGMLACGLFFMGQFALFTYVRPFLETVTHVSDSGLSLILLTIGVSGFVGTLVIAMALNASFYLTLMAIPLLMATIAGGLILTGHIVWAVAALLGLWGMLATAAPAGWWTWIARTLPEDAEAGGGLMVAVIQLAIALGSTTGGMMFDYLGWQSTFLMSGLLLLSAAGVTWRLARLNR encoded by the coding sequence ATTTTTGCCCTGACCCTGTGCGTATTTGTTTTGATCGCCTCTGAATTTATGCCCGTTAGCCTGCTTACCCCGCTCGCCCGAGATTTAGATGTCACCGAGGGGCTGGCGGGCCAGGGGATTGCTGTCTCCGGCGCACTGGCCGTCCTGACCAGCCTGACGCTTTCTCAACTGGCTGGCAGCATGAACAGAAAATATCTCCTGCTGGGAATGACGCTACTGATGGCCTTGTCGGGAACGATTATTGCCTTTGCACCGAACTATCCGGTCTATATAACCGGCCGCGCCCTGATCGGTATTGCCATCGGCGGATTCTGGTCCATGTCTGCGGCAACGGCTATTCGCCTGGTGCCACAACATCAGGTGTCGCGCGCACTGGCTATTTTCAACGGGGGCAACGCGCTGGCGACGGTGGTTGCCGCCCCACTTGGCAGTTATCTCGGCGCGACCATTGGCTGGCGTGGCGCCTTCCTGTGTCTGGTGCCCGTGGCAATAGTCGCGTTCATTTGGCAATGCTATAGCCTGCCTGATATGAAGGGGAATGACCGGGCAACGTCGCATGGGACGGTCTTTCGATTGTTTCGTCAGACGGCCGTTGTTGCAGGCATGCTTGCCTGCGGCCTGTTCTTTATGGGTCAGTTTGCGTTATTTACCTATGTGCGTCCGTTCCTTGAAACCGTTACCCACGTTAGCGACTCCGGGTTGTCGTTGATATTGTTAACCATCGGCGTTTCAGGTTTTGTTGGTACGCTCGTGATTGCCATGGCGCTCAACGCGTCATTTTACCTGACGTTAATGGCCATTCCCCTGCTGATGGCCACCATTGCGGGCGGGTTGATTCTGACCGGGCACATCGTATGGGCCGTTGCCGCGCTGTTAGGGCTCTGGGGAATGCTGGCGACGGCGGCACCTGCCGGGTGGTGGACGTGGATCGCCCGTACGCTTCCGGAAGATGCAGAGGCTGGCGGTGGGTTAATGGTTGCGGTGATCCAGCTGGCCATTGCGCTGGGATCAACTACCGGAGGCATGATGTTTGACTATTTGGGCTGGCAGAGCACCTTTCTCATGAGCGGCCTGCTGCTTCTCAGTGCGGCTGGGGTGACATGGCGGCTCGCACGTCTGAACAGATAA